A segment of the Siphonobacter curvatus genome:
CAGGTTGATCTAAGCGTACCCAAAGGCTCTATCTTCGGATTTCTGGGTCCGAATGGGGCCGGGAAAACGACCACTATCCGGCTTATACTGGGTCTGCTACGGGCGAGTGGCGGACGCGTGGAAATCTTCGGTCAAGAGCTGGAGTCCAACCGTTCCGAACTGTTTCAGAAAATTGGTTCGCTCATTGAGCAACCTTCGCTGTACCTACACCTGACGGGTGAACAAAACCTGGAAATTGCCCGTCGGTATACCCAAGTCCCCCCTTCCCGTATTCCGGAAGTCCTCGCCATGGTAGGCTTACAGGCAGCGGCCCGGAAGCGGGCCGGAGCGTATTCGCTGGGCATGAAACAACGCCTGGGACTAGCCATTGCCCTCCTGCATCAGCCCGAACTGGTGATTCTGGACGAACCCACGAATGGCCTGGATCCCGCCGGGATCATTGAGATGCGGGAACTGCTGAAAACCCTCAATCGCGACCACGGTATTACCTTCTTTGTATCAAGCCACCTACTAGCTGAGGTGGAGCGGATGTGTACCCATGTAGGCATCATTCATCAGGGGAAGTTACTGTTTCAGGGAAGTATAGAAGAGCTGCAATCGGCTCAGGTACAGAAACGTAGCGTGCAGCTTGAAACCAATAATGTGGACCAGGCCGAGGCCTTACTCCGCCAGCAGTACCCCGTTCAACGGCTTGCCAATGGTAAACTTAGTATTCCCTTCGAAAGTAAATCGCAGGTAGCGGCTCTGAATCAGTCGCTGGTACTGGCGGGCTTTGAAGTCTACGAACTCAACCTACAGGGAGCCGATCTGGAAGAAATGTTCCTGGAAATCACAGGGCCACTCCGCATGGAGTCGCTGGTATAAAGTTGATTTTGAAGTTTGTTGATTCGGAGTTTCGTTATTCACCTAGACCGAGTTTGGTCCTGCTTACTGGCCGACTAGGAGTCCATGAGCCTTCCAGGCTGGGCCCCTCCACGCCTGACGACAGCCTGCTCTAAAGCCACCGCGTTGCGGCGGTCATAGGTCGTTCCGTTGCCATTCCATGGTGGCCCCATGGAATGGTTTCATCCGCAACGCGGTGGTCTTGAGCAAGAGGAAGTCAGCGGTGGGCGTGCCGGCATGGAATGCTCCGTATGCGATGCCCGGCATGGAATGCATACGGACTAAACAACCATCCGCATTTACAGGACGAAAAACAACCCTATTATAATAAGAACTCATACTGTATAAATTGAACCCTTCTATAACCTCAACACAAAACCCATGCTCCTCACCTATATTCCTCAATCCTTTCGCATTGAAATGCTGAAAACCCGCAATACCGCCGCTTTCTGGCTGACGGTGGCGAGTGCGGCCTTCGCTCCGGTACTCCTATGTATTGGCTACCTGGCCAAACCCCAAAACTTTTTCATGCCAGCTAAAGCGGCCATCAGTGCCTGGGATTTATTTGCGGGGCGTTGCTGGCAAATCAACATTGCTTTATTCCTGCCTTTTTTCATTGTA
Coding sequences within it:
- a CDS encoding ABC transporter ATP-binding protein: MPILQTHQLEFYFRKGQPIVRQVDLSVPKGSIFGFLGPNGAGKTTTIRLILGLLRASGGRVEIFGQELESNRSELFQKIGSLIEQPSLYLHLTGEQNLEIARRYTQVPPSRIPEVLAMVGLQAAARKRAGAYSLGMKQRLGLAIALLHQPELVILDEPTNGLDPAGIIEMRELLKTLNRDHGITFFVSSHLLAEVERMCTHVGIIHQGKLLFQGSIEELQSAQVQKRSVQLETNNVDQAEALLRQQYPVQRLANGKLSIPFESKSQVAALNQSLVLAGFEVYELNLQGADLEEMFLEITGPLRMESLV